One genomic window of Gemmatimonadales bacterium includes the following:
- a CDS encoding DUF4321 domain-containing protein, with protein sequence MATGPHRPGFYLGVLVAGFIAGGFLTAFFRQWLPDSAAKSFFTSTATPTFGPVSVDLLVVNFTLGPVGLHVSLLSLVGVLVAYLIARSLF encoded by the coding sequence ATGGCCACCGGTCCCCATCGGCCGGGATTCTACCTGGGCGTCCTGGTGGCCGGCTTCATCGCCGGCGGATTTCTCACCGCATTCTTTCGACAATGGCTGCCGGACAGCGCGGCGAAGAGCTTTTTCACCAGCACGGCCACGCCGACGTTTGGCCCTGTCTCGGTCGATCTGCTGGTGGTAAACTTCACGCTGGGCCCGGTAGGGCTCCACGTATCGCTGCTGAGCCTGGTGGGCGTACTGGTGGCCTATCTGATCGCGCGATCGCTCTTTTGA
- the hutH gene encoding histidine ammonia-lyase — MPDPICLLDGRSLGLDDVVRVARDPAVRISVDPPARARLDQSRAVVERSIASGRTMYGINTGFGKLANVRIPGDQLDQLQANLIRSHAAGVGAPLPADVVRGLMLLRANVLLRPTSGVRPALVDALVAMLNAGLLPVVPEQGSVGASGDLAPLSHVALALMGEWQVLGPGQSRQPSGPALAAAGLAPFRFAPKEGLAFINGTQAQTSMLALLVHDAGVLWRTAVGAAAMSLEALRGTPAPLDPRIHDARPHEGQRAAAALMRRLLERSEIRESHRENDPRVQDAYSVRCAPQVLGAVADAIRFAHATATIELNASTDNPLVFEDGEVISGGNFHGQPVAQALDFLAIALTTLQALAERRVERLVNPDLSQGLPAFLTRDPGLSSGYMMVQITAASLVAESRALAMPASIGSIPTDANQEDFVPMGMAAAVKARRILTNAQLVVAAELLCAAQGLEFLKPLAPGEGVARIYERLRRLTPPVTPLGEDRPPGPDLERLAAAVARGTLDPG; from the coding sequence ATGCCGGACCCAATCTGCCTGCTCGATGGCCGCTCCCTCGGCCTCGACGATGTCGTGCGCGTGGCCCGCGATCCGGCCGTCCGCATTTCCGTGGACCCCCCGGCGCGGGCACGCCTCGACCAAAGCCGCGCCGTGGTGGAGCGCTCCATCGCGAGCGGCCGCACGATGTACGGCATCAATACCGGCTTCGGCAAGCTCGCCAACGTCCGAATTCCCGGCGACCAGCTCGACCAGCTCCAGGCGAATCTGATCCGGAGCCACGCCGCGGGCGTGGGCGCACCGTTACCGGCCGACGTGGTGCGGGGCCTAATGCTGCTGCGCGCCAACGTGCTGCTCCGTCCCACGAGCGGTGTGCGGCCCGCGCTGGTGGACGCGCTCGTTGCGATGCTCAATGCCGGGCTCCTTCCCGTGGTGCCGGAGCAGGGGAGCGTGGGTGCGAGCGGAGATCTGGCACCGCTCAGCCACGTGGCGCTCGCGCTGATGGGCGAGTGGCAGGTGCTGGGCCCGGGGCAGAGTCGGCAGCCGTCCGGACCCGCGCTGGCCGCCGCCGGGCTTGCGCCGTTCCGATTTGCCCCGAAGGAGGGACTGGCGTTCATCAATGGCACGCAGGCCCAGACGTCGATGCTCGCGCTGCTGGTGCACGACGCAGGCGTGCTCTGGAGAACGGCGGTCGGGGCCGCGGCGATGAGTCTCGAAGCGCTCCGCGGCACCCCGGCGCCGCTCGACCCGCGGATCCATGATGCCCGGCCGCACGAGGGCCAGCGCGCCGCCGCGGCGCTCATGCGACGGCTGCTCGAGCGGAGCGAGATCCGCGAGTCCCATCGGGAGAACGATCCGCGGGTGCAGGACGCCTACAGCGTGCGTTGCGCGCCGCAGGTGCTCGGCGCCGTGGCCGACGCGATCCGGTTTGCCCATGCGACCGCCACGATCGAGCTCAACGCCTCGACCGACAACCCGCTCGTCTTCGAGGATGGCGAGGTAATCTCCGGCGGCAACTTTCACGGTCAGCCGGTGGCGCAGGCGCTCGATTTCTTGGCGATCGCCCTCACGACGCTGCAAGCGCTCGCCGAGCGGCGGGTGGAGCGGTTGGTGAACCCCGACCTCTCGCAAGGCCTGCCCGCGTTCCTCACCCGTGATCCGGGCCTGAGCTCCGGCTACATGATGGTGCAGATCACGGCGGCGTCGCTGGTGGCCGAGTCGCGTGCGCTCGCCATGCCGGCGAGCATCGGCTCGATCCCGACGGATGCGAATCAGGAGGACTTCGTGCCGATGGGCATGGCCGCCGCGGTGAAGGCGCGGCGGATCCTGACCAACGCGCAACTGGTCGTCGCGGCAGAGCTGCTGTGCGCAGCGCAGGGGCTCGAGTTCCTCAAGCCGCTCGCGCCTGGCGAAGGCGTGGCACGCATCTACGAGCGGCTCCGGCGCCTCACGCCGCCCGTGACGCCGCTCGGCGAGGACCGGCCCCCGGGGCCCGACCTGGAGCGCTTGGCCGCAGCCGTCGCTCGGGGCACGCTCGATCCGGGATAG
- a CDS encoding polyprenyl synthetase family protein, with translation MSSHVAPASLAALQAPVRPGLERVERELRRIVEAEFELIREVNSHLLRMQGKLFRPTILLLADAATVPSPHATTLAAVIELIHLATLVHDDSVDHSVLRRGMPTLNSLFSHQVSVIMGDYLYSRAVIELVRLDDLEPLRVLSRVTNEMTVGEMRQLLAHDPLAFSEPQYDLLIRAKTASLLSGAAEVGALGAPAAQRDALRRFGELLGMAFQIVDDLLDYTEEEAVMGKPTGSDLREHKVTLPLIAALPRMDERARRSVARLLHEPDPPDPLIAEVIAAVADAGGLEYARGRAEALGERADAELDALPESPGREALRASISYVLERRR, from the coding sequence GTGAGCTCCCACGTGGCGCCGGCGTCGCTCGCGGCGCTGCAGGCCCCCGTTCGCCCGGGGCTCGAGCGGGTGGAGCGCGAGCTCCGGCGGATCGTCGAGGCCGAATTCGAGCTTATCCGCGAGGTCAACTCCCATCTGCTCCGGATGCAGGGCAAGCTGTTCCGGCCTACGATCCTCCTCCTGGCCGACGCGGCGACGGTTCCCTCGCCCCACGCTACCACGCTCGCGGCCGTCATCGAGCTGATCCATCTCGCCACGCTGGTGCACGACGACTCGGTGGACCACTCCGTGCTCCGCCGCGGCATGCCGACGCTCAACTCGCTCTTCAGCCATCAGGTGTCGGTCATCATGGGCGACTACCTGTATTCGAGGGCGGTGATCGAGCTGGTCCGCCTCGACGATCTCGAGCCGCTCAGGGTACTGAGCCGGGTGACCAACGAGATGACGGTGGGCGAGATGCGGCAACTGCTGGCGCACGATCCGCTCGCGTTCAGCGAGCCGCAGTACGACCTGCTCATCCGCGCCAAGACCGCGTCGCTCCTCTCCGGCGCCGCCGAGGTGGGTGCTCTCGGGGCGCCGGCGGCCCAGCGCGACGCGCTCCGCCGATTCGGCGAGTTACTCGGGATGGCATTCCAGATCGTGGACGACCTGCTCGACTACACCGAGGAGGAGGCCGTGATGGGAAAGCCCACGGGGTCAGACCTTCGGGAGCACAAGGTCACGCTGCCGCTCATCGCCGCCCTGCCGCGCATGGACGAGCGCGCGCGCCGCTCGGTGGCCCGGCTCCTCCACGAGCCCGATCCGCCCGATCCGCTCATCGCGGAGGTGATCGCGGCCGTGGCCGACGCCGGCGGCCTCGAGTACGCGCGCGGGCGTGCCGAGGCGTTGGGCGAGCGCGCCGATGCGGAGCTGGATGCGCTGCCCGAATCGCCCGGCCGCGAGGCGCTCCGCGCGAGCATCAGCTACGTGCTGGAGCGCCGGCGCTGA
- a CDS encoding tetratricopeptide repeat protein yields the protein MTLEKLKDTARKFEQKEDWRRAIDVYLKAIQQIEAGKESAPDLSLYNRVGDLYLKVGDTASAVRHYDRAVDLYADQGFFNNAIALCGKILRVNPGRTVTYLNLARLHARKNVVIEAKRNLLEFIERMNAQGQLDEAFAAVKTFADQFSGSQDIRVMLIELLRAASRSDEAREQLEKLSSSLEALGGGPGSRAEHGAAAADADTRGRPEPGESRGNGLVFLDTGFGLPSEPVRSTDRIVDETPLEPLVPDGLMVAGADISVPELGGFEATVLDPTGLEPEPVLLDSEPLAPDHEGLGTPWLDPAVVQDSPDPIGELNPATAAEFERIEPVEFGATGKTPAEPLVAGGGAVDLTFIEVPATDEPAVSAPTEPAAGGTADIVALERAVADRPDDPAPHRALAEALVQSGATGEAVYEFRIAAQGYEGREAWDQASDTVERIIALEPDVMGHYQKLVELAFRSGDRGRLIEAYLRLADVLVTWGDTEKARAVYGRVLDHDAANAHALSALAALDARVSARAGGRAAASPAGAPPDAVAAPPPGPEPGSAFVDLGSLVLDEHAKPRDTRMRVEGRQPIEDEQRAFEEALAEFKRGIERNLAADDYQAHYDLGVAFKEMGLLDEAIAEFQKALRAPEGRLRTSEALGTAFFEKGQFAIAETVLRRAVDTLDGADDAKIGLLYWLGRAAEELGRAPDALIAYERALAVDIRFMDVDTRVRQLRVARA from the coding sequence ATGACTCTGGAAAAGCTTAAGGACACGGCGCGGAAGTTTGAGCAGAAGGAGGACTGGCGGCGGGCCATCGACGTCTACCTCAAGGCCATTCAGCAGATCGAAGCCGGCAAGGAATCCGCGCCGGACCTCTCGCTCTACAACCGGGTCGGCGATCTCTACCTCAAAGTGGGCGACACGGCGTCCGCCGTGCGTCACTACGACCGCGCGGTCGACCTCTACGCGGATCAGGGCTTCTTCAACAACGCCATCGCGCTCTGCGGCAAGATTCTCCGGGTGAACCCGGGCCGCACGGTCACGTACCTCAACCTGGCGCGGCTGCACGCCCGCAAGAACGTCGTCATCGAGGCCAAGCGGAATCTGCTTGAGTTCATCGAGCGGATGAACGCGCAGGGACAGCTCGACGAAGCGTTTGCGGCGGTGAAGACCTTTGCCGATCAGTTTTCCGGCAGCCAGGACATCCGAGTGATGCTGATCGAGCTGCTCCGCGCGGCATCGCGCAGCGACGAAGCGCGGGAGCAGCTCGAAAAGCTTTCCAGCTCGCTCGAGGCGCTGGGTGGTGGCCCCGGCAGTCGCGCCGAGCACGGTGCTGCAGCCGCTGACGCCGACACCCGTGGCAGGCCCGAGCCCGGCGAGTCGCGGGGGAACGGTCTGGTGTTCCTCGATACGGGTTTCGGGCTGCCGTCGGAACCGGTGCGATCGACGGACCGGATCGTCGACGAGACGCCTTTGGAGCCGCTCGTGCCCGATGGGCTCATGGTCGCCGGGGCCGACATATCAGTGCCGGAGCTGGGCGGATTCGAAGCGACGGTGCTCGACCCGACCGGGCTCGAGCCGGAGCCGGTGCTGCTCGATTCAGAGCCTCTGGCACCCGACCACGAGGGGCTCGGCACACCGTGGCTCGACCCCGCGGTGGTGCAGGATTCGCCCGACCCGATCGGCGAGCTCAATCCCGCAACCGCAGCGGAGTTCGAGCGGATCGAGCCGGTCGAGTTCGGCGCGACCGGTAAGACTCCGGCCGAGCCGCTCGTCGCCGGAGGCGGGGCCGTCGATCTGACTTTCATCGAGGTGCCCGCGACGGACGAGCCCGCGGTTTCCGCGCCGACCGAGCCAGCGGCCGGCGGCACCGCCGACATCGTCGCGCTCGAGCGTGCGGTGGCGGACCGCCCCGACGACCCCGCGCCGCATCGCGCGCTCGCTGAGGCGCTGGTGCAGTCGGGCGCGACGGGGGAAGCGGTGTACGAGTTCCGCATCGCGGCGCAGGGATACGAGGGGCGCGAAGCGTGGGACCAGGCGAGCGACACCGTCGAGCGGATCATCGCTCTCGAGCCCGACGTGATGGGTCATTACCAGAAGCTGGTAGAGCTGGCGTTCCGCTCGGGAGACCGGGGCCGGCTCATCGAGGCATACCTCCGCCTCGCCGATGTGCTGGTGACCTGGGGCGACACCGAGAAGGCGCGAGCGGTCTATGGCCGGGTGCTCGATCACGACGCCGCCAACGCGCACGCGCTTTCGGCGTTGGCTGCGCTCGATGCGCGGGTCTCTGCGCGGGCCGGTGGCCGCGCCGCCGCGTCTCCGGCCGGCGCGCCGCCCGATGCCGTTGCAGCGCCTCCGCCCGGCCCCGAACCGGGCAGTGCATTCGTGGATCTGGGCTCGCTCGTGCTCGACGAGCACGCGAAGCCGCGCGACACCCGCATGCGGGTCGAGGGCCGCCAGCCGATCGAGGACGAGCAGCGGGCGTTCGAGGAAGCCCTGGCCGAATTCAAGCGCGGCATCGAGCGCAACCTCGCGGCCGACGACTACCAGGCCCACTACGATCTGGGCGTCGCCTTCAAGGAGATGGGGCTGCTGGACGAAGCCATCGCCGAATTCCAGAAGGCGCTCCGCGCGCCGGAGGGGCGGCTCCGTACCTCGGAGGCGCTCGGCACCGCCTTCTTCGAGAAAGGGCAGTTCGCCATCGCCGAAACCGTCCTTCGCCGCGCCGTCGACACGCTCGATGGCGCGGACGACGCGAAGATCGGGCTGCTCTACTGGCTCGGCCGGGCCGCCGAGGAGTTGGGGCGGGCGCCCGACGCGCTGATTGCGTACGAGCGCGCGCTCGCCGTCGATATCCGCTTCATGGACGTCGACACCCGCGTCCGGCAGCTCCGGGTGGCGCGGGCGTGA
- a CDS encoding peptidylprolyl isomerase: MIKWFRSGIALKIAGVVFAGLMLIFMLTAVDWSKLTTGTSVGSVNGHAIDARVYSRAVQQATEQRQRQTQQSLGIDDDRAIRNDVWEKFITNDLLQSEYARRGIRVTNDEIFDAIRTQPLPEFYELPEFQTDSQFDMAKYQKWLSSSVAQQFVPSMEAQYRDEIERSKLFRAVTADVFLSNAALWQRYRDLHETVTIDLAAIVPRQVISDSAVSVTPAEVEAYYKAHQAELAQPRTIFTSYLAIPRLPDASDTAAARARAEELRKEIQGGAPFADVAKRESADSASAAKGGELGEWTRGRFDPKFDSVAFSLPIGALSEPVLTRFGLHIIQIESRKGNKAKGRHILIPIEITGAHRDRLDAEADTLDRLAADRVDAAALDTAARALHLRIGTSKPLTEGDKMRIGVLTLPDAGAWAERAKVGQISPIIETPFALYLFRVDSTRPPGLPRLAQIRDEVTQAARNQKKLGGARKIADELVQRIDHGATLAQAADSMKLPHEVIGPFTRVTSPVHDPVVVGTAFGLEKGKHSGVIAAKDGLYVLRVLDHAKADSATFVKDLDKFRQQAQVEARQERVQVFLAGLRSKANIVDKRAKVLQTAPGAAGPGA, translated from the coding sequence ATGATCAAATGGTTCCGGAGCGGGATCGCGCTCAAGATTGCCGGCGTGGTATTCGCCGGCCTCATGCTCATCTTCATGCTGACGGCGGTGGACTGGAGCAAGCTCACCACCGGGACGTCGGTCGGGTCGGTCAACGGTCACGCGATCGACGCGCGAGTGTACAGCCGCGCCGTGCAGCAGGCCACCGAACAGCGCCAACGGCAGACTCAGCAGAGCCTCGGCATCGACGATGACCGGGCCATCCGCAACGACGTCTGGGAAAAATTCATCACCAACGATCTCTTGCAGTCCGAGTACGCCCGCCGCGGAATTCGGGTCACGAACGACGAGATCTTCGACGCGATCCGGACCCAGCCGCTGCCGGAGTTCTATGAATTGCCCGAGTTCCAGACGGACAGCCAGTTCGACATGGCGAAGTATCAGAAGTGGCTCAGCTCCAGCGTGGCGCAGCAGTTCGTGCCCTCGATGGAAGCGCAGTATCGCGACGAGATCGAGCGCTCCAAGCTTTTCCGGGCGGTCACGGCCGACGTCTTCCTGTCCAACGCCGCGCTCTGGCAGCGCTACCGGGACCTGCACGAAACGGTGACGATCGATCTTGCCGCCATCGTGCCGCGCCAGGTGATTTCCGACTCGGCGGTGTCGGTCACGCCGGCCGAGGTCGAAGCGTACTACAAGGCGCACCAGGCGGAGCTCGCGCAGCCGCGCACCATTTTCACGAGCTATCTCGCGATCCCGCGGCTGCCCGACGCCAGCGACACCGCCGCCGCCCGCGCCCGTGCGGAAGAGCTGCGCAAGGAAATCCAGGGCGGCGCGCCGTTCGCCGATGTCGCCAAACGCGAGTCGGCTGACAGCGCATCGGCCGCGAAGGGCGGCGAGTTGGGCGAGTGGACCCGCGGGCGCTTCGACCCGAAGTTCGACTCGGTGGCGTTCTCGCTGCCGATCGGCGCGCTCTCGGAGCCGGTGCTCACCCGGTTCGGGCTCCACATCATCCAGATCGAAAGCCGCAAGGGGAACAAGGCCAAGGGCCGGCACATCCTCATCCCGATCGAGATTACCGGCGCGCACCGTGACCGGCTGGATGCCGAGGCGGACACGCTCGATCGCCTTGCGGCGGATCGGGTTGACGCCGCCGCGCTCGACACGGCGGCGCGAGCTCTGCACCTCCGCATCGGCACCTCCAAGCCGCTCACCGAGGGCGACAAGATGCGGATCGGCGTGCTTACGCTGCCGGACGCGGGCGCGTGGGCCGAGCGCGCGAAGGTGGGCCAGATCAGTCCCATCATCGAGACGCCGTTTGCGCTCTACCTCTTCCGCGTGGACAGCACCAGGCCGCCGGGCCTGCCCCGGCTGGCCCAGATCCGGGACGAGGTCACCCAGGCCGCGCGCAACCAGAAGAAACTGGGTGGCGCGCGCAAGATCGCGGACGAGTTGGTCCAGCGCATCGACCACGGCGCCACGCTGGCCCAGGCGGCTGACTCAATGAAATTGCCGCACGAGGTGATTGGACCGTTCACGCGGGTGACCTCTCCGGTGCACGATCCGGTGGTTGTGGGAACGGCGTTCGGGCTGGAGAAGGGCAAGCACAGCGGCGTCATCGCCGCCAAGGATGGGCTCTACGTGCTGCGCGTGCTGGACCACGCCAAGGCCGACTCGGCCACGTTCGTAAAGGATCTCGACAAGTTCCGGCAGCAGGCCCAGGTCGAGGCCCGCCAGGAACGGGTGCAGGTCTTCCTCGCGGGCCTTCGCAGCAAGGCGAACATCGTGGACAAGCGCGCCAAGGTCTTGCAGACGGCGCCGGGCGCCGCCGGCCCGGGCGCCTGA